From a single Apium graveolens cultivar Ventura chromosome 2, ASM990537v1, whole genome shotgun sequence genomic region:
- the LOC141691872 gene encoding uncharacterized protein LOC141691872 translates to MGSFPWARGDLRYVLVAIDYMIKIPVVLVFNNGPQFVGSDFEAYLKELGIKHKRSSVAHPQGNEQVEVPNRTILQELEKRLEESKKSRPYELSKVLWLYEPLPG, encoded by the exons ATGGGCTCTTTTCCCTGGGCAAGAGGAGATCTACGTTATGTCTTGGTAGCCATCGACTACATGATCAA GATCCCTGTTGTCTTGGTCTTCAATAATGGTCCTCAGTTCGTGGGCTCAGACTTCGAAGCATATCTCAAAGAGCTCGGTATCAAGCACAAGAGGTCTTCTGTAGCACACCCACAGGGAAATGAGCAAGTTGAAGTGCCAAACAGGACAATCCTCCAAGAATTAGAGAAAAGGCTCGAGGAATCGAAAAAGTCTCGGCCATATGAACTCTCAAAGGTCTTGTGGTTGTACGAACCACTCCCAGGATAG